The Sebastes umbrosus isolate fSebUmb1 chromosome 4, fSebUmb1.pri, whole genome shotgun sequence genomic sequence GGTTCGGGGGCTGTGTAGTAAATGTCAAAGGTCCCATCACGATTTTCCACCACATCCATGTCCAGCTCCATCCCTTGTGGGGTCTGCACCTTACAGGTCACCTTGCCTTTCCCAGCAGCCTTGGCATCCACTGTGATAACTGTATCCTCGGAGGTCTGCAGCTTCTGAAGACTCGCTGTTAAAGGACAGAGAGGGAATAAGAATGAAGGGTGAGAAGTGCTTCTTTATAAATGTGTGGATTCTCCAGCAGTggcacagaaataaaaacaaaatactcaCACACGCCATGTCCTCCAATAGAAactgtgaaaagaaaaaataatgactttgaatatatatatataaacgcttcgactatattatatataggaCTGACCCGAATGCTCTGAAGCTTCGActattgccatggtaatcaacctccaaatcactatttgaaTGCTTAATAAcaaagtataaatccccaaatagcccataacataaagaataatcccacaacattattcattattcatattcaacattaattattattagttattctcagacggatacaGTTGtatgtagaggtgcgtgtgtgtacagtagtgcaacAGCAGCCGGGTactgaaacaggggagatggagacagacagacagaagagcaaggcagcctgctgcgccgcgaagctttgaataccttcgaatatttctcactgaagcttcgaaggcaaaaaaatggtattcaggacagccctaaatatattatttttatttattagaacAGTTATGTGGTTTTCTTACCTGTGACGCGACATTTGCTGGCGTCTCCTGTGGGCAGGGACTGGATGCGGTATGGAGAATAAGGGATCTCATCCCCTCCATATTTAATGGTGATGGTGTAGGGGCCTGTAGAGTCAGGTACATAGGAGACAGTGTAGGTGCCGTCCCTGTTATCCTGGATGGTTGCATTCTTTGGCTTGCCCTCTGGATCCTGTCAAAGATAATAtaagatttaatttaaatgatggcttatggttaaaaaaaaggagattgTGTGAAAGAAAGGTAACTGAACCCACCAGAATCTGCACAGTGAGCAGTCCCTCTCCAGCATCACGAGCATCGATGGTGAACTCAACTGGCAGGCTTGCAGGCACACCTTTTGTGTCTAGACCAGGGCCACTAGCGCGTACCTTACTGGCATCATGCCCAGGCTGAGACATTACCTTGAATGGACtgtggaggaaggagagaatATCAGTGTAATTACTAAACCCAGACCTACAAAAGACAGGAATGGGAACAGAACATTTgctacacttttcttttttaaaagccAGCAGCCAGACAGAGCGGAACTTTAATTAAGACATATCTGCACACTCTGCCAGGCTCTTTAAACTCATACTGCACCTGTGTGGGACTTCTTGATCTGCATATTTGACAGCTACAGTGTAAGGGCCGTCCTGGGCCGGGGTGTAGTGGACTGTGTGGGTGCCATCGCCGTTGTTCTTCACACCAACTGGCTCCACAGTACCTGGAAGTAACGACATTATGGAAATAATCATACACCGCCAACTTGCTGTTATTTGTCAGCTTTGGACAAGGAAACGACTTCTAAACATGAGTTCCGTCAAAACATAAGCTCCGCATCACACTTTCCCCCCACACACTTTGAGAACTACTGGAGTAGTCAAACAGCAGGTCCTCACCTGTTGGGCCATAGAGTTTGACATCCAGTGGAGCCTGTCCAGCCTTGGTGCAGTCCGCTGTGAAAGTCTGAGGAACGTGGGCTCTCACGCCAGTGCCCAGACCTGGACCTGAGCACTTGACCTTGCTGGGGTCCACCGGATCCTTCACTGGAACACGGAACGGACTGCCAGGGATCGGGTGACCTCCGTAGTTGATGTTGACGTCATAGTCTCCGGTAGTGAAGGGGATGTACTCCACGCTGCAGCTGCCATCTTTATTGTCCTTGCAGGATATTTTTGCCTCTGAGGCTCCCTCGATGGTCAGGCCCAGACCTCCTGTACCAGCACCCCTGAGAGAGAAGCcgacacttttattttattgcacATGTTTGAGATAAGTTCCCACAAATGTCTCCTTTAAAGAGTGTAAGAAAATAGCGAAACAAATACTGTAAAGATTCTCCCTAACGttttatagatttttaattaacctccgATGGCCCAAAGGGGTCCTTTAACCTcttacctcaagatatgtgaatgtaaatgggttctatgggtacccacgagtctcccctttgcagacatgccaactttatgataatcacatgtagttttgggcaaaaaccatgcagtttttttcgcctattctaaaatggtgtgtgaatatttctgcatactggggccTCTAAATAGTCTTGGCATTGCATATATTGGAAacgactggaaagctgagacttcTGTAGATCAATGAGTccagttgtattcatgtgtgatgatgtttgtcCCTATAGTGGCCATTTCACAGTGACTTTTTTCGCTCAGATTTTACACATATAGTGGTGTTTCTTTATAAAtataacagttttcctaaaatttgatttgaaAAATCGCAAGATATCGCCTTGCTtgcagtatcacaatatattgattgTTACCCCTGTaccatgatatgtatcgtatcgccagattcttgcccatacacagccctactttaaatgtGCTCCAACAGTACCTGGTCTCCACAGTGAAGCAGTTGGGCTTGTTGGTAATCCCTCCCTCCAGACCTGGTCCAAAGGCGCGAACCCGGGTCGGATCACATCCCTCCACCACAGACACTCTGAAGGGACTCTTGGGCACTGGTGCGTCGTCGTACTGCACCTCAATCAGATGCATTCCTGCACATAAACAGATACAGTTCAATATTTGATGTCTCACCTCTCTGCCTGGATGTTCTCAAAGTGAGCAAATGTTTTCTGTTATTGCCGCTTGCTTTTAATTATGAGTCAGACAATTTCCCCTTTTAGGGAGATAAacatctgtttatttataaaaGACGCCATCTAAAACGCAGACGCTCGGGTGAACGTACGAGGCATTACATCTGTTCCCTATTCATTATtctgttaaaacatttttctgacagaGCCCTCTCAGTAGGCCTATATGCCAGATTCCCAGCAGCACTGCTATGATATTAGAGCATGTCTGGTGGTGGAGAAGTGCTCTGTGATCTCTTTGCTTTGTGTTATAGGTCTCTATTAATATCCCCTGTCATTCCCCTTCTGTACGGCTGTGTGCAGGCAGCCTTCAGCACACATACCTGCCTTGTTAAGAGCTTCTGTTCCTGAGCACACTATTTATAAAACAGAGCCTGTCTGCCTCTCAGCCTCCCTGCTCTCTGCCCCTCACATCATTGCTCCACTGCATCATTCTGTATTTATACCCctctctttctcgctctttcTTTTCCTACTCTCCTGCTTTATTCCCAAATGGCGCCCACCACGAGCACCTGTTAGtgatttctctgtctgtctgtgtgctctcTCTCAGACAGCCTATGTAAAGTCCTCTATCTATCTGCAGCAGGTTAGGTTTGTTAAAGTCAATGCTGTCTGGTGCCTCTCCACCTCATGCTCCTTTGTTTGTCTGAATTAACACTGTTAAACGAAATgaagtaatattttttttctcctaccATCCTCGAAAGCCGTGTACTCCACTCTGAAGGTGCCGTCTCCCTTGTCGGTGATGTGGGACTCTGTGTTGGTGCCAGAGGGGGTGATGATGTGAACCTTCACATGATTTCCTCCAACCTTGTTCAGGGCGCGAGCATCGACGATGAAGTGGGTTGTCACTTCTCTGAGGACCCCTAGAAACAGAAGAGCCCTTCAGGTGATTTGTTGCCGATGAGAAACAAGACCGAGTGGGCTCAGTCATTCCAAGACTTGACATTATAAATCCTTTATATGGATTTGTGAGCTGTTTCTGAACTAGTTAAATTAGTACATTAGGCCTATTCAATTATGTTTTTAGAAGTGCCAGATTTGAAAAACAGTGAAGTGCCAAAGTGTCGGACATTTACGTTTCCTATCTGATCTGCAAAGCTgtgaatttaaatgtgaaaatgatacacctttttaatcttagtagattattgttttaataaaaagaaatgttgtatttaacatattttttattcacttTGATTCTAAATTCCCCCTGCTTAAACAGCCTGGGATAAAACTTTACATAACTAATGAATCGACTAATTAAACTACTAAGAAAATGAGGATCTTCTAATAAtcaaacaatgtaaacacacataaatatgGTGTTATGTTAGCAggtcatttaaataaaaacacaatgatgtTGCTTATAACAGTCCGTAACAGCGTCAATAGTGTGAGTGTTGATGATCGTGAATTAACCCTCTTATTGGTTGTTAAAGGGCTGGAATAGCCTGTAGTACATActcgggctgcaactaacaattcaAATCTCCTAATAGCTTGTGTTTTCAGAACCACAGTTCAAAAGCAAAATTTGAATTATAATttagcttgaaaaatgacttcaacTGCTTTTCTAACaaataactaatcaattaattgactaattctTTCAGCATTAGTAAGTACCCTAGGTTTATTAAAAGTCTAACATGAAGTGCTAACTCATTTTAAGCTTCTTGGTCTCGTTACCTCTGGGCTCCACTCCTGGCCCATAGACGTGCACCCCGCTGGTGTCCACAGAGGGCTCCACCTGCAGGACTTTGGGAAACTGGGGGATCATCTGGCCGCCGTACTTGATCGTGATGGTGTGCATGCCGTGGAAGGATGGGATGTACGTAACAGAGAAGGTCCCCTCTGTAGTTTTCTGGATGTGCACCTCAGCCTTCACCCCGGTTTCTGACACAATCTCAATGGTGAGCTCGGCGTCGCCTGCCCGGGTGCAGTCCACAGTGAAAGTTGCCGGCTCTCCAGCCTTGGCCTTCTCCAGGCCTGGCCCGTTGGCCGTCACCTTGCTGGGGTCCAAGGCTGCGCGCACCGCGGCCTTGAAGGGAGAGCCAGGGATGTGCTGCTCGGCAAACAGGATGTTGATGGCGTACTCCCCGGCCTCTGTGGGCAGGTAGAACACTGAGCATGTGCCGTCACCGTTGTCCTGGCACTCAATCTTGGCCTCGCAGGGACCCTCCACAGTCAGGCCCAGCCCGCCTGCCCCAGCTCCCTTTGTGTCAATAGTGAATGGAGCTGGTTTACCAACAATGCCTCCCTTCAGGCCTGGGCCAAAGGCTCGTACCTATGATGCAACAGTCAGGTTTTTGAGATGTGGTGTACAAAACATCAAATACTTGTATGTTATGTTTCATGAAGTGTAAAACTACATGCAGCTTTCATGAACTTTTACCTTGGAAGGATCAGCAGGCATCACTGCTTCGACCCCAAAGGGGCTTCCCATCACCGGGTTGCTATCGTAGCTGACATCAACCTTGTACTGCCCCTCCTCTGGGGGAATATACTTCACGCTGTGAGTGCCTTTGGCTTTGTCAGACTCCAGCTTGCATGGGATTGGTCGGCCAGAGGGTGAGGTCATCTTCACACCCACGTTGCCCTGCCCACCAGCGCCCTTCGTGTTAACTGTGAACTCCTGATCCTTTCCAACCTCCACTTCTGCAAgaacaattaacacaaaacacttaAACTGTTGCTATTAACTATTTTTTACAAGGTACATGCAAGAGCGAagtgtttagtgtttgtaactTACTGGTGTCTAATCCCTCCACTTTCACCTTTCCAATATCCAGAGGTGGTGCCACTGTGATGTTGAAGGGGCTCTTGGGAATGGGATCTCCTCCATGATTGACTGATATTGCCATGTTACCCTGAAAAGTCACAAGAGCGAGAATGAATATTGATGCATTATTGTGAATCATCGCTGCACCCTGCTCTAATGTTAATGGCCTTCAAACAGAGGCCTACTGTACCTGTTGAAGAGCCGTGTACTTGACAGTGTAGGAGTAATCGTGGTTATCGATGATCTCAAAGTCACGAACCGCCTCTCCCGGGCCTGATGCTGCGAAATGCACCTCAGGCTTGGCCTTGCCAGCTCCCTTTGTGTAGATGGTGAAGTGGGTTGGAGTGCCCACCTCCACTCCTGAAACACACGttggttttttttgtcagtgctACCAATCCTAGTCAAATCATTTCTATGACATCAAGGTATTGTAGTGGGTGTTTTCATATGCAAATACGTATACATTTGGTGTGCTTGGTATTTATACTAATTCTGGTTCAGTGGATCTCACCTGTCTTGTTGAGTCCGGGGCCCTCTGCTCTCACCTTACCGGCATCATGGGACGGATCCACTTTGACTTTGAATGGACTGATGGGAATTTCCTGACAAAGCCAATCataaaataatcatgataaatcaCCCAAGACTAAATAAAATTCAAACTCATCAGTCCGTCTTGCACTGGAAACTGTATTCTTACCTGGTCAGCAAACAGCACCATGATGGTATATCGGCCAGCAGCCGGGGGAGTGTACTTGACAGTGAAGGTGTCATTGTCATTCTTGATGATGTCAAACTCGATGTCTGCCTCGGCAGGGCCGACCACCCCTGGGGCACACTTGATTCCAATGCTGATGTCCCCTAATGGCGCATAGCAATGAGCACAGTTCAAGAAGGTCATTCAAAAATAGATAATCTGAACTTATAGAAGCTCCACTGCCTGGAGCTTTATTTCAAGTATATTTCATACATTTCAAATAACTTTTCTAAACTTTGTCAGTTAAGCTGCACAACTTTACTTATTCAGTTTGTTGTTCAACATCCACGTGATGTAGCACTAATTTCATTAAGATTCAACTATACTAGAAGTGTTTTTGTAACCACCCACAATATCTCCTTGTACACACTCACCTTGACCAGCCTCCCCGCAGTCCACTGTGAAGTATGTTGGCTCGTTGGCCTTGAGCCCCGTCTTCTCCACACCAGGCCCGTAGACCTTGACTTTTTCTGGATGACAGCCCTCTCCAACCAGCACCTAATGAATCCACAGTGTACTTGAGACAAAACCAGCTGGTTCAAGTGCAACTTCTGCAGTCCTCCTACTTCTGATGGAGTATCATTCGATTAAATTGACTGAGTGCAACgtagttatgtgtgtgtgtgtgtacatcatCACATGTCTTACCCTGAAGGGGCTGTTGGGCACATTGACGTCCCCccaggtgatgatgatggtgtgttTAATGGACTTGACAggagtgtacacacacagaaatgtgcCGTCTCCCTTGTCAGTGATCTTGATGTTGATGGTGCAGCCTTCAGCGTCCTTAGTGGATACAAAAGCATGTCAGCTCTGGCCTGtatcacagactgtatatatagatggacgacccgtgaaaagtgaagtcaaaatatcccagatactggagctgccatcttgagattttgtcGTCATTTAGAGCCAGAGTCTAATGGAAAGTcgagttacatctcctctctgcgcgactacttcactcagagctgCTTTAAATCGTGACGTCTCACCACCTTTTTTATAGAATCAAATAACTATTTAAAACctaacttatcagaaaaattatcacttgaacatacatcagtgtgataagaaatACCGGAAATGaaagaaaccatctttgggaaaaaatgtattgaaaatttgACGCAgacttttgactttttagtttggatCATGTCCCATTCGCTAacatgacctatactgcagccagccaccagggggcaatcgagatgttttggcttcacttttggggagctgtcatgtcttCCATCTTTATATAGAGTCTATGATCTGTATACATGCAATATCAATGTTGTAATCCTATAAATTAACAAAGAAGGGTTCATGAACTGGTACCTGTGCGTAGATCTTGAGGTGACCCTTCCCAGCCAGGTGGGCGTCAATGGTGAATTCAGTTGGTTTGTTCACAATGACGCCAGTTGGCTTCAGGCCTGGACCAAATGCTTTCACCTGcaacatttgatcattttaatgtattttgtttatgaTCAGCAATGGCAATCTGCTTTATTGTTATACTTCTATATCTCATAGGTATATAATTCAGTGAGTGGAAATTACCTTCTCAGGGAAGACGTCATTGTCTGCAGGGAGGATATGGGCCATGAAGGGGCTGTCCTTGATGTCCTCGTCATCACAAATGACATGGACAGCATAGTCGCCGGCCTCAGTGGGCCAATAGCGCACATCACAAGAGCCGTCACCCTTATCATCGCACTCAATTTTGGCCTGTGATGGGCCTTCGATGGAGAAGCCTAAACATCAAAAGAATTCATATTTCACAttcagaatacattttttttttttaaatccactttTCTTCTGTAAGAGCTCACATCACTTGCGAATGACTCACCCAGAGTTCCAACTTCGGTGCCGATGGCCTCTACTACAAAGTCAGCAGATTTTCCCACCTTGCCCGTCTTCAGACCAGGACCCCAGGCCCTCACCTTCTGAAAACCTGCCTCCTCACCCACCTCCACTTCGAAGGGGCTGCAGCGGCACACAAGATTGCACAATATTACCAAGTGAATGTGCATTGTTAATGAATAGCTACAGGCAGCAATAGAACCCTACCTGCGTGGGATGGGCTGGCCTCCCCAGGTGATGCTGACTGTGTATTTACCAGTCTTAAGGGGGTaatattcacattcatacacGCCGTTTCCTGCATCTCGCACTTTCACTTGCTCCTCGGCTCCAGCTGAGAATGAATAATGCAGTCAATATGGATTCTTATCAAGTTGAAGAGACATTTTATGCATTTTGTTTATCATATGCCCATGTGAATGCTACCCCAAAGAGAATAATCCTAAAAATGTATGAGGAGGAGTGtggcagagaagagagagctgTCTGACTCACTTGGTCCTTTGACTGAGACGCTCAGCGATCCAGTGCCAGCTCCCTTGGTGAAAACTTTGAAGTCTGCAACCTCCTTCACCCTCACGCCTTTAGGCTGAAGGCCTCTGCCTGTAGCTCTGCAGGCATTTGGGTTTATAGCTGAAAGGAATAACAACAAGtgtgaaaaaagagaaatatttaGCAAGGCAAACGGCATCTCAGAGTAGCCAGCAGTCAGTAGACAGCAATGTTAGTAGCAAAGACATTAAAATATCCGATTCAAGAGGGACTGGCAGAACCTGCGAATGAGAATGATGCTTTGTGCAGCACAAATAACACAGAGTGCAGAATGTTGAAGTGGATATTGACACATTTGAGAGCATCAAGAGAGCATCTAACAACATTTCAGTCAGTCAAAGTGTTGACTGCAGGCATAAACTGAATGCTGGCTGATGCAAATTTagttgagagaaaaacaaacatgtcaacGGCACAAGCAAACATATTTAACAGAGAAGAACAAATGCAAAGTGGGACAATCTGTAAATTATTTGAACAACAATGCATTTCATCTCTCTCTGAACATAACGAAACCATCAAGCTGCAGGACGCAAGAAGACGCAGCAGGCATCGAGCCGCGGCACCATGATCTTAGAGAAAGCACAGAGGGGCATCTGCAGTGCGCGGTAGAGGGAAAGGTTTGGGGGGATCTGGCTGAGCAATGGGCGCAGACTCCTCCCAGCAAACCATACTAACTTGGGCGAGGTTTTTGGGGGGGTACCCCCTTCCCACCCTCCGCTCCAGGAGGGGTGCGCACTGACTGAGGGACTATGTGCAGTGGAGCTCCCATTGGAGGAGCAACGGGTGGAGCTAGAAATGACAGATAGGAAGGGTTATGCTTTATATTGGGTGGCTGTTCCCAAGGAATATAAAGATGACTGTAGATTGTGATTGATAGATCACCCTGACACTAACAGCATGATAGGAAATCTGATTTGTCCGACAGTAATTTACAACACAGACAGATGACTCACCCTCTGCGACGTTGACAGTGAAGGGGCTCTTGGGGATCTCCTGGCCTGCGAACAGCACGTGGATGATATGAGGGCCTTCCAGCATGGGACGATAGGTGCAACGGAAAACACTGTCGCCCTTATTCTCGAGGATGAGCTCCACGGTGTCCTTTTTGCCCTGTGGATCAATGATTACCACGCTGACGTCGCCGTTGCCAGCACCTGAGTGTGACAAGAAAATGATCACAGGTTAAAGTAGATGCTGTAGCTTTAGTCTTTCTGAGACTCGTTTGTTGGGATTCGTTTGACTTTGTATTAAAATACTGCAAGCCTTTCATTAAATCACATTGTTGTCTGCATGTGTACATAAGTAAAGTGGTTGAATTGTCCATACTAACCAGCTGTGTAGATGTCAAAGTAGGTGGGTTTGTTGGCAACATTGCCTGTAGGATCCAGACCTGGACCCCTGGCATGGACTTTGCTGGGGTCGCCCAAATCCTTTGCTACATTCACTGTGTAGGGGCTCTTGTCAATGTCCTGACCAGCAAACAGCACTTTC encodes the following:
- the LOC119487511 gene encoding filamin-C-like isoform X1, whose translation is MMSNNYGDDQQQQQPPQYYQATDFGEEEEDEMPATEKDLAEDAPWKKIQQNTFTRWCNEHLKCVNKTINDLQREFTDGLKLISLLEVLSQKKMYRKHHTRPNFRQMKLENVSVALEFLEREHIKLVSIDSKAIVDGNLKLILGLIWTLILHYSISMPMWDDEDEEESKKMTPKQRLLGWIQNKVPQLPIHNFNRDWRDGKALGALVDNCAPGLCPDWAEWDPNQPVENAREAMQQADEWLGVPQVIAPEEIVDPDVDEHSVMTYLSQFPKAKLKPGAPLKAKNLFPNKAKAYGPGIEPQGNKVLQPAVFTVETLEAGSGEVLVYVEDPEGHKEEAKVKPNKDKNRTYTVTYVPKVEGVHKVKVLFAGQDIDKSPYTVNVAKDLGDPSKVHARGPGLDPTGNVANKPTYFDIYTAGAGNGDVSVVIIDPQGKKDTVELILENKGDSVFRCTYRPMLEGPHIIHVLFAGQEIPKSPFTVNVAEAPPVAPPMGAPLHIVPQSVRTPPGAEGGKGVPPQKPRPTINPNACRATGRGLQPKGVRVKEVADFKVFTKGAGTGSLSVSVKGPTGAEEQVKVRDAGNGVYECEYYPLKTGKYTVSITWGGQPIPRSPFEVEVGEEAGFQKVRAWGPGLKTGKVGKSADFVVEAIGTEVGTLGFSIEGPSQAKIECDDKGDGSCDVRYWPTEAGDYAVHVICDDEDIKDSPFMAHILPADNDVFPEKVKAFGPGLKPTGVIVNKPTEFTIDAHLAGKGHLKIYAQDAEGCTINIKITDKGDGTFLCVYTPVKSIKHTIIITWGDVNVPNSPFRVLVGEGCHPEKVKVYGPGVEKTGLKANEPTYFTVDCGEAGQGDISIGIKCAPGVVGPAEADIEFDIIKNDNDTFTVKYTPPAAGRYTIMVLFADQEIPISPFKVKVDPSHDAGKVRAEGPGLNKTGVEVGTPTHFTIYTKGAGKAKPEVHFAASGPGEAVRDFEIIDNHDYSYTVKYTALQQGNMAISVNHGGDPIPKSPFNITVAPPLDIGKVKVEGLDTKVEVGKDQEFTVNTKGAGGQGNVGVKMTSPSGRPIPCKLESDKAKGTHSVKYIPPEEGQYKVDVSYDSNPVMGSPFGVEAVMPADPSKVRAFGPGLKGGIVGKPAPFTIDTKGAGAGGLGLTVEGPCEAKIECQDNGDGTCSVFYLPTEAGEYAINILFAEQHIPGSPFKAAVRAALDPSKVTANGPGLEKAKAGEPATFTVDCTRAGDAELTIEIVSETGVKAEVHIQKTTEGTFSVTYIPSFHGMHTITIKYGGQMIPQFPKVLQVEPSVDTSGVHVYGPGVEPRGVLREVTTHFIVDARALNKVGGNHVKVHIITPSGTNTESHITDKGDGTFRVEYTAFEDGMHLIEVQYDDAPVPKSPFRVSVVEGCDPTRVRAFGPGLEGGITNKPNCFTVETRGAGTGGLGLTIEGASEAKISCKDNKDGSCSVEYIPFTTGDYDVNINYGGHPIPGSPFRVPVKDPVDPSKVKCSGPGLGTGVRAHVPQTFTADCTKAGQAPLDVKLYGPTGTVEPVGVKNNGDGTHTVHYTPAQDGPYTVAVKYADQEVPHSPFKVMSQPGHDASKVRASGPGLDTKGVPASLPVEFTIDARDAGEGLLTVQILDPEGKPKNATIQDNRDGTYTVSYVPDSTGPYTITIKYGGDEIPYSPYRIQSLPTGDASKCRVTVSIGGHGVSSLQKLQTSEDTVITVDAKAAGKGKVTCKVQTPQGMELDMDVVENRDGTFDIYYTAPEPGKYVITIRFGGQNIPKSPFHVVASNEPVVPQDTVDPLFRPVNFLVPFTPQQGEITGEVRMPSGKTARPHITDNKDGTITIKYQPTERGLHEMDIKYDFNHIPGSPLQFFVDAVNSGVVTAYGPGLSYGMVNKAATFTVVTKNAGEGGLSLAVEGPSKAEITCKDNKDGTCTVSYMPTAPGDYNVIVKFDNKHIPGSPFTAKITGDDAITRTSQLNVGTAADVSLKITETDLSSLTASIRAPSGNEEPCLLKRLPNRHLGISFTPKEVGEHEVSVRKNGVHVANSPFKIMVGQSEIGEASRVKAFGKGLVEARTLEMAEFFVDTRNAGYGGLALSIEGPSKVDINCEDVEDGTCRVTYCPTEPGSYIVNIKFAEKHIPGSPFTVKVTGEGRMKESITRKRQASSIASVGSTCGLNLKIPGNWFQMVSAQERLTRTFTRSSHTYTRTERTEISKTRGGETKREVRVEESTQMGGGGSPFRDVFGDFLGRESLSSFAGITAARPEVEGGSQAMTAQVTSPSGKTVDADIVDGGSSTYSVRFIPQEMGPHTVNVKYRDQHVPGSPFQFTVGPMGEGGAHKVRAGGPGLQRGVAAAPTEFSIWTREAGAGGLSIAVEGPSKAEISFEDRKDGSCGVSYIVKEPGDYEVSIKFNNEHIPDSPFIVPIATLSDEARRLTVTSLQEKDSKVNQEASFMVQRNGARGVVDAKVHTPSGSSEECYVTELDSDKSTIRFIPRENGVHSIDVKFNGCHIPGSPFNVRVGDPGLAGDPGMVTAHGPGLQGGTTGSPSEFVVNTCNAGSSTLSVNIDGPSKVKMDCRECPEGYKITYTPMAPGNYLITIKYGGPQHIVGSPFKAKITGARLSGGHSLHETSSVLVETVTKTSKVGGAYSSSSSSSTTSTKLASDASMVVCRGAGLSQAVVGQKNNFTVDCSKAGINMLMVGVHGPQTPCEEVYVKHMGNKQYNVTYTVKDKGSYTVIVKWGDDNIPGSPYKVLVP